In Coriobacteriaceae bacterium, a single window of DNA contains:
- the argC gene encoding N-acetyl-gamma-glutamyl-phosphate reductase, with amino-acid sequence MSLKVGIVGAAGYAGAELIRLVLGHPEFELVAITSNADAGQPLSAVYPSFAGVSNLVFTTHDAPELKSCDAVFLAVPHTAAMAQVPALLAAGVSCFDLSADYRLSDPSVFEAWYAAEHTSPELLKTRAFGLPELFCQDLETAASSHAAGKPVLVACAGCYPTATSLAAAPAVRAGWVAENGPVIVDAISGVTGAGKSCNARTHFCSADENLEAYGVGKHRHTPEIEQILDLTDRVVFTPHLAPLKRGLLSTVTMPLAPQTLDTLALEDVVDHYKKFYAGRTFVRVLDVGQQPKTASVVGTNAAQIGLALNKRAGVLVVTGAIDNLCKGAAGQAVQCANIVFGFDERRGLPTVACPV; translated from the coding sequence ATGTCTTTGAAGGTTGGAATCGTCGGCGCGGCTGGATATGCCGGAGCCGAGCTCATTCGCCTCGTACTCGGCCATCCCGAGTTTGAACTTGTTGCCATTACGTCCAACGCCGATGCCGGCCAGCCGCTGTCCGCAGTGTATCCGAGCTTTGCTGGCGTAAGCAATCTGGTTTTCACCACGCATGACGCCCCCGAGCTCAAAAGCTGCGATGCGGTTTTTCTTGCCGTGCCGCACACGGCTGCCATGGCGCAGGTGCCCGCGCTCCTTGCCGCGGGCGTTTCCTGCTTCGATCTTTCGGCCGATTACCGTCTGAGCGACCCGTCCGTCTTTGAGGCATGGTATGCCGCCGAGCACACGAGCCCCGAGCTGCTCAAGACCCGCGCTTTTGGCCTGCCCGAGCTGTTCTGCCAGGACTTAGAGACCGCTGCTTCCAGCCATGCCGCCGGAAAGCCCGTTTTGGTCGCTTGCGCCGGCTGCTATCCCACCGCAACGAGCCTCGCTGCCGCTCCTGCCGTGCGTGCGGGCTGGGTGGCAGAGAACGGCCCCGTAATCGTCGATGCCATTAGTGGCGTGACGGGCGCCGGTAAGTCCTGCAACGCTCGCACCCATTTTTGTAGCGCGGACGAGAACCTGGAGGCCTATGGCGTAGGCAAACATCGCCATACGCCCGAGATTGAGCAGATCCTGGACCTGACCGATCGCGTCGTCTTTACTCCGCACTTGGCACCGCTCAAGCGCGGCCTGCTTTCCACGGTGACGATGCCGCTCGCGCCGCAGACTCTCGACACGTTGGCCCTTGAGGACGTCGTCGACCATTACAAGAAGTTCTACGCCGGTCGCACCTTTGTGCGCGTGCTCGATGTCGGCCAGCAGCCCAAGACGGCTTCGGTCGTCGGCACCAACGCTGCCCAGATTGGCCTTGCGCTCAACAAGCGTGCGGGCGTGCTGGTGGTGACGGGTGCTATCGACAATTTGTGCAAGGGTGCAGCAGGCCAGGCGGTCCAGTGCGCCAACATCGTTTTTGGCTTTGACGAGCGACGAGGCTTGCCCACAGTGGCGTGCCCGGTGTAG
- a CDS encoding aminotransferase class III-fold pyridoxal phosphate-dependent enzyme gives MSLAAQQSLESYYVMHTFGRSPVEFVEGRGMKLTGDDGREYLDFLAGIGVCSLGHGNPAVLSALEAQTKKLLHVSNYFYIERRGQVAALLSKLANDDVDGACVLADAIVAGDETTAAALGAPAADEQVWETFFANSGAEANEGSMKLARLYAKRAGNGGNTIVCMRGGFHGRTLETIAATMQDWLQDSFRPLPGGFVACTPNDVDELRAIFKQLGSEICAVMLEPIQGESGVHPMTEEFMATARDLAHEVGAVLIADEVQCGIFRTGKPFAFQTYGVEPDIMSLAKGIADGVPMGAVVAKKEIADVFKPGDHGSTFGGSCLAIAACAATLSALVHGDYAEHAAKVGAYMEQALAKLPHVVEVRGRGLMLGCDLDAAAGDAHDVVARALGAGAVINATGAHTLRFLPPLVCEEADVDNLIEILAGVLA, from the coding sequence ATGTCACTTGCAGCACAACAATCGCTCGAATCCTACTACGTCATGCACACCTTCGGTCGCTCTCCGGTCGAGTTTGTCGAAGGCCGCGGCATGAAGCTCACCGGCGACGATGGCCGCGAATACCTCGATTTTCTTGCCGGCATCGGCGTGTGCAGCCTGGGCCACGGCAACCCGGCAGTGCTGTCGGCGCTCGAGGCTCAGACCAAAAAGCTTCTGCATGTGTCTAACTACTTCTACATCGAGCGGCGTGGACAGGTCGCGGCGCTGCTGTCCAAGCTTGCCAACGACGACGTAGATGGTGCGTGCGTGCTGGCCGATGCCATTGTCGCCGGCGATGAGACCACGGCCGCTGCGCTCGGTGCCCCGGCTGCGGACGAGCAGGTGTGGGAGACGTTCTTTGCCAATTCTGGTGCCGAAGCCAACGAGGGCTCGATGAAGCTTGCGCGTCTGTACGCCAAGCGTGCTGGTAACGGCGGCAACACCATCGTATGCATGCGTGGCGGCTTCCACGGCCGTACGCTCGAGACCATTGCCGCCACCATGCAGGATTGGCTACAGGACAGTTTCCGTCCGCTGCCGGGTGGCTTTGTGGCCTGCACACCCAACGATGTAGATGAACTGCGTGCAATTTTTAAGCAGTTGGGCAGTGAAATTTGCGCCGTGATGCTCGAGCCGATTCAGGGCGAGAGCGGTGTGCACCCCATGACCGAGGAGTTTATGGCTACGGCGCGCGACTTGGCGCACGAGGTGGGTGCCGTGCTTATTGCCGACGAGGTCCAGTGCGGAATCTTTCGTACGGGTAAGCCGTTTGCGTTCCAGACCTATGGCGTGGAGCCCGACATCATGAGCCTTGCCAAGGGCATTGCCGACGGTGTGCCTATGGGTGCCGTGGTGGCAAAGAAGGAAATCGCCGACGTCTTTAAGCCCGGCGATCATGGTTCGACCTTCGGTGGCAGCTGCTTGGCCATCGCGGCGTGTGCCGCGACGCTCTCCGCGCTTGTGCACGGCGATTATGCCGAGCATGCTGCCAAGGTTGGCGCCTATATGGAGCAGGCGCTGGCTAAGCTTCCGCATGTGGTAGAGGTGCGTGGTCGCGGCCTGATGCTCGGCTGCGATTTGGATGCTGCCGCGGGTGATGCACACGACGTCGTGGCCCGTGCATTGGGGGCTGGTGCCGTGATCAACGCTACAGGCGCACATACGCTGCGCTTCCTTCCGCCGCTCGTGTGCGAAGAGGCCGACGTGGACAACCTGATCGAGATCCTGGCGGGTGTTTTGGCCTAA
- a CDS encoding ECF transporter S component, producing MSEQSQHIHFENTNRWSTKQLVTMALMCALGALFMYVQLPILPSAPFLTYDPSLVPAMVCGFAYGPGAGTAVAAMAIVIHALTTGDWVGALMNLVATLGYILPAAIVYQKMHTYKGAVIGLVLGVIAATALSMVANLTIGVWFWYGSVDVIAPLMIPAVLPFNLIKTVLNSVLTLAVYKAVSNLITPKKDQVKGRA from the coding sequence ATGTCTGAACAGTCGCAGCATATCCATTTTGAGAACACGAATAGGTGGAGCACCAAACAGCTCGTTACCATGGCGTTGATGTGCGCCTTGGGCGCCCTGTTTATGTATGTGCAGCTGCCCATTCTTCCTTCGGCGCCGTTTTTGACCTATGATCCGTCGCTGGTGCCGGCGATGGTGTGTGGGTTTGCATATGGCCCCGGTGCCGGTACCGCCGTTGCCGCCATGGCGATCGTTATCCATGCACTCACCACGGGTGACTGGGTCGGCGCGCTTATGAACCTGGTTGCCACGCTGGGCTACATTCTGCCCGCGGCTATCGTCTACCAGAAGATGCATACCTATAAGGGTGCCGTGATTGGCCTGGTGCTCGGCGTTATTGCTGCTACGGCGTTGTCTATGGTCGCAAACCTTACCATTGGCGTATGGTTCTGGTATGGCTCGGTCGATGTGATCGCCCCGCTCATGATTCCTGCCGTGCTGCCGTTCAACCTTATCAAGACCGTGCTTAACTCGGTGTTGACGCTTGCAGTGTACAAAGCGGTCTCCAACCTCATCACGCCTAAAAAGGACCAGGTCAAAGGCCGCGCATGA
- a CDS encoding energy-coupling factor transporter ATPase: MIECRGVSFSYDGAAPALDGVDLNIEDGEFFCILGGNGSGKSTFTKHLNALLQPDAGTVRVNGMDASDPELVYDIRSTAGMVFQNPDDQLVATLVEDDVAFGPENLGVPSAQIAQRVREALKGVGLVGFERHETHALSGGQKQRVALAGVLAMEPRVLILDEASSMLDPRGRKGLMKACRALHDRGMTIVMITHFMEEAAEADRVAVFQAGRVAMIGTPEEILTRADELAQLNLDMPASCCLGRALREKGVPVCAQVREADMVAEIARVYAERGGADVAVQPSASDSRMLDNAFFATNEAAASEPVIEISHLSHSYSLSARERRRWRKRSTTADASSKQALWGNDPNSPWALRDVSLTVRRGEFLGLAGHTGSGKSTLVQHLNGLIRPQEGSVCALGLDLSSKKDAAAVKAKVGVVFQYPERQLFAETVAQDVAFGPRNLGLPEDEVARRVASSLARVGLDLAAIGDKNPFELSGGQQRRVAFAGVLAMEPEVLVLDEPMAGLDPAARGDFLGLIDRLHREGLTVVMVSHSMDDLANCCDRIVVMNEGAVFAEGTPAQVFAHADELKSIGLGVPAAQRMALALAQAGVPLRCDKLYTVEALADELAGLLLGCADVPLRVPCQAGSKAPTREEGC, encoded by the coding sequence ATGATTGAGTGTCGGGGCGTTTCCTTTAGCTATGACGGTGCCGCACCGGCACTCGACGGCGTCGATCTGAACATCGAGGATGGCGAGTTTTTCTGCATCCTCGGTGGCAATGGGTCGGGCAAGTCGACGTTTACCAAGCATCTGAATGCACTGTTGCAGCCCGATGCGGGCACGGTACGCGTCAACGGCATGGATGCGTCCGACCCCGAGCTGGTCTACGACATTCGTTCGACCGCGGGCATGGTATTCCAGAATCCCGATGATCAGCTGGTAGCAACGCTTGTCGAAGATGACGTTGCGTTTGGTCCTGAAAACCTTGGCGTGCCATCGGCGCAAATTGCGCAGCGCGTACGCGAGGCACTGAAGGGCGTGGGCCTGGTGGGCTTTGAGCGCCACGAGACCCACGCGCTTTCGGGCGGCCAAAAGCAGCGCGTGGCGCTTGCCGGCGTGCTCGCCATGGAACCGCGCGTGCTCATATTGGACGAGGCTTCCTCGATGCTCGATCCGCGTGGACGCAAGGGCCTCATGAAGGCTTGCCGTGCGTTGCATGATCGCGGCATGACCATCGTGATGATTACGCACTTTATGGAAGAGGCCGCCGAGGCCGATCGCGTTGCTGTCTTCCAAGCGGGCCGCGTTGCCATGATCGGTACGCCCGAGGAAATCTTGACGCGGGCGGACGAACTTGCGCAGCTCAACCTGGATATGCCGGCGTCGTGCTGCCTAGGTAGGGCACTTCGTGAGAAGGGCGTGCCCGTTTGCGCGCAGGTGCGCGAGGCAGATATGGTCGCCGAGATTGCGCGGGTTTACGCCGAGCGGGGCGGGGCGGACGTCGCAGTGCAGCCTTCTGCATCCGATTCTCGTATGCTCGACAATGCATTCTTCGCGACTAACGAGGCGGCCGCATCGGAGCCCGTTATCGAGATTTCGCACCTCTCGCATAGTTACTCGCTGAGCGCCCGCGAGCGCCGTCGATGGCGCAAGCGCTCGACCACTGCGGACGCATCGAGCAAACAGGCTCTTTGGGGCAACGATCCAAACAGCCCCTGGGCGCTACGTGATGTTTCGCTGACGGTGCGCCGCGGCGAGTTTCTGGGATTGGCGGGTCATACCGGCTCGGGTAAATCGACGCTGGTTCAGCATCTCAACGGGTTGATTCGTCCGCAGGAGGGAAGCGTTTGCGCGCTGGGGCTCGACCTATCAAGCAAGAAAGACGCCGCTGCGGTTAAGGCCAAGGTCGGCGTGGTGTTTCAGTATCCCGAGCGCCAGCTATTTGCCGAGACCGTGGCGCAGGACGTGGCGTTTGGCCCGCGCAACCTTGGCCTGCCAGAAGACGAGGTTGCACGCCGTGTCGCATCATCGCTTGCGCGCGTGGGCCTCGACCTTGCCGCGATAGGCGACAAGAACCCCTTTGAGCTTTCGGGCGGCCAGCAGCGCCGCGTGGCGTTTGCCGGCGTGCTCGCCATGGAGCCCGAGGTGCTGGTGCTCGACGAGCCCATGGCGGGGCTCGATCCGGCTGCGCGCGGGGATTTCCTGGGGCTCATCGATCGACTCCATCGCGAGGGCCTGACTGTTGTCATGGTTTCGCATAGCATGGATGACCTGGCAAATTGTTGTGACCGTATCGTTGTGATGAACGAGGGCGCCGTGTTTGCCGAGGGAACGCCCGCGCAGGTGTTTGCGCACGCGGACGAGCTCAAATCGATCGGCCTGGGCGTTCCTGCCGCCCAGCGCATGGCGCTGGCGCTTGCACAAGCCGGTGTGCCGCTCCGCTGCGACAAGCTTTATACGGTTGAGGCGCTAGCCGACGAGTTGGCCGGCTTGCTGCTGGGCTGCGCGGACGTGCCTTTGAGGGTTCCGTGTCAGGCTGGTTCCAAGGCGCCCACGCGAGAGGAGGGCTGCTAA
- a CDS encoding pyridoxamine 5'-phosphate oxidase family protein produces MDGLNTVLEYLTSVPAWYLATSVGGQPHVRPFSFAQIQDGKLWFVTARTKDVWQELLQNQRFEVTSWWPGHGWLILRGRAGLEDRASSEMREAGWKHLERLSEHYEGPNDPALVFFSVEDPEAFICNHDEWVPVEL; encoded by the coding sequence GTGGACGGATTGAATACGGTGCTGGAGTATCTGACGTCGGTGCCGGCGTGGTATCTGGCGACGAGCGTGGGCGGGCAGCCGCATGTGCGTCCGTTCTCGTTTGCGCAGATTCAGGACGGCAAGCTGTGGTTTGTGACAGCGCGCACCAAAGATGTGTGGCAGGAGCTGCTGCAAAACCAGCGCTTTGAGGTCACGAGTTGGTGGCCGGGCCATGGTTGGTTGATCCTGCGCGGGCGTGCGGGGCTGGAAGACCGGGCTTCGAGCGAAATGCGCGAGGCCGGATGGAAGCATCTTGAGCGCTTGAGCGAGCACTATGAGGGGCCTAACGACCCCGCGCTCGTCTTCTTTAGCGTCGAGGATCCTGAGGCATTTATCTGCAATCATGACGAATGGGTGCCGGTTGAGCTCTAG
- a CDS encoding pyridoxamine 5'-phosphate oxidase family protein: MTDTDRTAQLERACSYLRRIPAWYLATTDASDGHQPRVRPFSFAMVDDGKLWFCTSRDKDVWAELSANPKFEVSGWKPGECWIVLTGEAALEDDAFVSDKVRQAGFKHMVGIGEQHDSANDGRLAFFSVRNIAARFCDIDGSEERLEL, encoded by the coding sequence ATGACCGACACCGATCGCACGGCTCAGCTCGAGCGCGCCTGCTCGTATCTCAGGCGCATTCCGGCGTGGTATCTTGCCACGACCGATGCGAGCGACGGGCATCAGCCCCGCGTGAGGCCGTTTTCGTTTGCCATGGTCGATGATGGCAAGCTGTGGTTTTGCACGTCGCGCGACAAGGACGTGTGGGCGGAGTTGAGCGCGAATCCCAAGTTTGAGGTATCGGGCTGGAAGCCGGGGGAGTGCTGGATCGTGTTAACTGGCGAGGCCGCGCTCGAGGACGATGCATTCGTGAGCGACAAGGTGCGCCAAGCGGGCTTTAAGCACATGGTGGGCATTGGCGAGCAACACGATAGCGCCAACGATGGTCGCCTTGCATTCTTCTCGGTCCGCAACATCGCCGCACGGTTCTGCGATATCGACGGCAGCGAAGAGCGCCTCGAGCTCTAA
- a CDS encoding energy-coupling factor transporter transmembrane protein EcfT, which translates to MEAFSFGSYYPGDSAVHRLDPRTKLLLGFAFLVTVLTVGSFCGLVPVAFFVVLVYLAARVPLRRVLSSMAPLLAIVVVVAVLNLFSDQSGRILWQLGFLQVSEGSLRSAAFVACRLTLMMAGMSAVTLTTPTLDLTAGFERLLAPFARVGLPAHELGMIMGIALRFMPQFATEMKQTADAQASRGARVTGGPLGGVRMLGSVAIPLFTGVFRHAETLSAAMDARCYHGEQGRTRLHALAFGRGDVLAALAMALLVTCVVVINLQLV; encoded by the coding sequence ATGGAGGCGTTCTCATTTGGCAGCTACTATCCCGGGGATAGCGCGGTGCATCGCCTGGATCCGCGTACTAAGTTGCTCCTAGGTTTTGCATTTCTGGTCACCGTGCTCACCGTCGGAAGCTTTTGCGGGCTGGTTCCGGTCGCATTTTTTGTCGTGCTGGTCTATCTCGCAGCCCGGGTGCCGTTGCGCCGGGTCCTATCATCGATGGCACCATTGCTGGCGATTGTCGTGGTGGTCGCGGTGCTCAACCTGTTTTCCGACCAGAGTGGCCGCATCCTGTGGCAGCTTGGCTTTTTGCAGGTGAGCGAGGGCTCGCTGCGTTCTGCGGCGTTTGTGGCGTGCCGCCTGACGTTGATGATGGCCGGCATGAGCGCCGTTACACTCACCACGCCGACGCTCGACCTCACCGCGGGCTTTGAACGTCTGCTCGCACCATTTGCGCGCGTGGGGCTTCCGGCGCACGAGCTCGGCATGATTATGGGTATCGCGCTGCGGTTTATGCCGCAATTTGCCACCGAGATGAAACAGACGGCCGATGCACAGGCAAGTCGCGGCGCGCGCGTGACGGGCGGTCCGCTCGGCGGTGTGCGCATGCTCGGCAGTGTGGCGATTCCGCTGTTCACCGGCGTGTTCCGTCATGCCGAGACGCTTTCGGCCGCCATGGATGCGCGCTGTTATCACGGCGAGCAGGGACGCACGCGTCTGCATGCGCTTGCGTTTGGCCGGGGGGATGTACTGGCAGCGCTGGCGATGGCGCTGCTGGTGACATGCGTTGTCGTTATCAATCTTCAACTCGTCTAA
- the argJ gene encoding bifunctional glutamate N-acetyltransferase/amino-acid acetyltransferase ArgJ → MNTDLIDIKIRAVEGGVTAAAGFKAAGIHAGFRKNPERLDYALVVPDKPCPGAGVFTTNRFCAAPVQVSRANLGGADKGYGIIAGVSINSGNANAATGETGLACARETCNIASQVIGCEPQQILVASTGVIGQILPIDTFEAAVPSAYEALSAHGGADAARAIMTTDTHSKEYAVRYRSEAAGHAGNAYTVGGMCKGSGMIMPNMATMIAVITTDAPVEPEALHTLLLSIAKQTFNKVTVDSDTSTNDTCIVLASGAAAADTEAIVEGTDAFDELSFAVHEVCESLARNIAADGEGASKLVTVNVTGAATDEEADIAARAVANSPLVKTCIAGHDCNWGRVAMALGKCGVKFHQEDVSIDMMGMPVCRDGLTVPFDEDEALRRFEASEIVISADLGAGDAATTVWTCDLTHEYISINGDYRS, encoded by the coding sequence ATGAATACCGACCTGATTGATATCAAGATACGCGCCGTCGAGGGTGGCGTTACGGCAGCGGCCGGCTTTAAGGCCGCAGGCATCCATGCAGGATTCCGGAAGAATCCCGAGCGCTTGGACTATGCGCTCGTCGTGCCCGATAAGCCCTGTCCAGGCGCCGGCGTGTTTACGACCAACCGCTTTTGCGCGGCGCCCGTGCAGGTGAGCCGTGCCAACCTGGGCGGTGCGGACAAGGGCTATGGCATCATCGCCGGCGTTTCAATCAACTCCGGCAACGCGAACGCTGCCACGGGCGAGACCGGCCTAGCCTGCGCGCGCGAGACGTGCAACATCGCCTCGCAGGTTATTGGCTGCGAGCCCCAGCAGATCCTGGTTGCCTCGACGGGTGTGATCGGACAGATTTTGCCGATCGACACGTTTGAGGCAGCCGTCCCGTCCGCCTACGAGGCGCTCTCTGCCCATGGCGGTGCCGATGCGGCCCGTGCCATCATGACGACCGATACGCATTCCAAGGAGTATGCCGTTCGCTATCGCAGCGAGGCTGCGGGCCATGCGGGCAACGCTTATACGGTGGGCGGCATGTGCAAGGGCTCGGGCATGATCATGCCCAATATGGCTACCATGATCGCGGTCATTACTACCGATGCCCCCGTCGAGCCGGAGGCGCTCCACACCCTACTGCTCTCGATCGCTAAGCAGACCTTTAATAAGGTGACGGTCGATTCCGATACCTCGACCAACGACACCTGCATCGTGCTTGCTTCTGGCGCTGCTGCCGCTGATACCGAGGCTATCGTCGAGGGCACTGATGCCTTTGACGAACTGTCCTTTGCCGTGCACGAGGTGTGCGAGAGCCTGGCGCGCAACATCGCGGCCGATGGCGAGGGCGCGTCAAAGCTCGTGACGGTTAACGTTACCGGCGCCGCCACCGACGAGGAAGCCGATATCGCCGCCCGTGCCGTCGCCAACTCGCCGCTCGTCAAGACCTGCATCGCCGGTCACGACTGCAACTGGGGCCGCGTCGCCATGGCGCTCGGCAAGTGCGGCGTGAAGTTTCATCAGGAAGACGTTTCCATCGACATGATGGGCATGCCGGTCTGCCGCGACGGTCTGACTGTTCCCTTTGACGAGGACGAGGCTCTGCGACGTTTTGAGGCGTCCGAGATCGTGATCTCGGCCGACCTGGGTGCAGGCGACGCGGCAACGACCGTGTGGACCTGCGACCTCACGCACGAGTACATCTCCATCAACGGCGACTACCGTTCCTAG
- the argB gene encoding acetylglutamate kinase — translation MRQIMKFARDCRSSESNEATAQLLFEALPWIKNLTGKTVVIKYGGAAMVDEQLRRDVMSDIVLLKIIGMRPVIVHGGGKAINEALSHYDIPVEFKNGQRVTTPATMDIVREVLGGKVNQELVAAINHHGNLAVGVSGSDAGTLIAEPLDPELGRVGKVTNVNTDYIERLLDSEYIPVIATVAAGEDGGFFNINADTAAGAVAAALHAHKAIFLTDVDGLYKDFSDKDSLISNLTLDEVNEMLYGGEVDKGMIPKLRAAVDALAGGVFRAHIINGTTPHSLLLELLTDAGVGTVIHSTETAYEFDTHPHPLSTFAARLTENLDEVEKLQTV, via the coding sequence ATGAGGCAGATTATGAAATTCGCACGCGACTGTCGTTCGAGCGAATCCAACGAAGCAACCGCGCAGCTGCTGTTCGAAGCGCTGCCGTGGATTAAAAACCTGACCGGCAAGACGGTCGTTATCAAATATGGCGGAGCCGCCATGGTCGATGAGCAACTGCGCCGCGACGTGATGAGCGACATCGTTTTGCTCAAGATTATCGGCATGCGCCCCGTCATCGTGCATGGCGGCGGCAAGGCCATCAACGAGGCGTTGAGCCATTACGATATTCCCGTCGAGTTTAAGAACGGCCAGCGCGTGACTACGCCGGCGACTATGGATATCGTGCGCGAGGTGCTGGGCGGCAAGGTTAACCAGGAGCTGGTTGCTGCTATCAACCACCACGGCAACCTGGCCGTGGGCGTGTCGGGCAGCGATGCCGGCACGCTCATCGCCGAGCCGCTCGACCCCGAGCTCGGTCGCGTGGGCAAAGTGACGAACGTCAACACGGACTATATCGAGCGTTTGCTCGATAGCGAGTACATCCCCGTCATCGCTACCGTCGCGGCGGGGGAGGACGGCGGTTTCTTCAACATCAATGCCGATACCGCCGCCGGTGCCGTCGCGGCAGCGCTTCACGCGCATAAGGCGATCTTTTTGACCGACGTCGATGGCCTGTACAAGGACTTTAGCGATAAGGATTCGCTTATCTCTAACCTAACGCTCGACGAGGTTAACGAGATGCTCTACGGTGGCGAGGTCGATAAGGGCATGATTCCCAAGCTACGTGCGGCCGTCGACGCGCTTGCCGGTGGCGTGTTCCGCGCCCATATCATTAACGGTACCACGCCGCATTCGCTGCTGCTTGAGCTGTTGACCGATGCCGGCGTCGGCACCGTGATCCATTCTACCGAGACGGCCTACGAGTTCGATACGCACCCGCACCCGCTTTCGACCTTTGCGGCGCGCCTGACCGAGAATCTCGACGAGGTCGAGAAGCTTCAAACGGTCTAG
- the asnB gene encoding asparagine synthase (glutamine-hydrolyzing) has translation MCGFVGFTGTDEQSELVLTAMMNRIIHRGPDMGGQHIVDNVAFGFRRLSILDLSEAGAQPMSSDDGKVTIVFNGEIYNFQELRAELEAAGYAFHCNADTEVLVHGYEEWGEDLVNRLRGMYAFVIHDQNKNKLFGARDIFGIKPFYYYQASDGSLLFGSEIKSFLDHPKFEKAVNHDALRPYLTLQFPATEETFFKGVFKLAPAHCFTYDLTTNTMDIKRYWSCDFTDDNSKTFEEYVDECDKVVHESVAAHRIADVKVGSFLSGGVDSSYIAACLMPDTTYSVGFDYKNFNETNYAAELSDKLGIKNVRKMITADEFFDALPDIQYHMDEPQSNLSSVPLYYLAQMASKEVTVVLSGEGADELFAGYEWYEDTPEMRTFKKRVPLGVRHALGSLVQHLPYFKGHNFLTKCAEVPERWYVGQAKVFDPSEVDEVLKPAYNTGKNAAEMCAEYYKQVPDCCELSKKQYLDMNMWLPGDILLKADKMCMAHSLELRVPFLDKKVMEFAEHIPANYRVNEEGCKLVLRHAANRTLPDEWATRKKVGFPVPVKFWLREQKYYDYVKEYFTAPWAADFFDTDALMKLLDDHFKGRALNQRKIYTTLTFLIWYKRFFIDEDKGAKVAA, from the coding sequence ATGTGCGGTTTTGTCGGTTTTACCGGTACAGATGAACAGAGTGAGCTGGTTCTCACGGCCATGATGAATCGCATCATCCACCGTGGTCCCGATATGGGCGGCCAGCATATCGTCGACAACGTTGCCTTTGGCTTCCGTCGTCTTTCGATTCTCGATCTTTCCGAAGCTGGAGCCCAGCCCATGTCGAGCGACGACGGCAAGGTCACGATTGTCTTCAACGGAGAGATCTACAACTTCCAGGAGCTTCGCGCCGAGCTGGAGGCGGCCGGCTACGCCTTCCACTGCAACGCTGATACCGAAGTCCTGGTACACGGTTACGAGGAGTGGGGCGAGGACCTGGTCAACCGTCTGCGCGGCATGTACGCGTTCGTGATTCACGACCAGAACAAGAACAAACTCTTTGGTGCTCGTGACATCTTTGGTATCAAGCCGTTCTATTACTACCAGGCATCCGATGGCTCGCTGCTGTTTGGCTCCGAGATCAAGAGCTTCCTGGACCATCCCAAGTTTGAGAAGGCTGTCAACCACGACGCGCTGCGCCCCTACCTGACGCTGCAATTCCCCGCCACGGAGGAGACCTTCTTTAAGGGCGTGTTCAAGCTTGCCCCGGCGCATTGCTTTACGTATGACCTGACGACCAACACCATGGACATCAAGCGTTACTGGAGCTGTGACTTCACCGACGACAACTCCAAGACCTTCGAGGAGTACGTGGACGAGTGCGACAAGGTCGTGCACGAAAGCGTCGCTGCGCACCGAATCGCCGATGTTAAGGTGGGCTCGTTCCTTTCTGGCGGTGTGGACTCCAGCTACATTGCCGCCTGTCTCATGCCCGACACCACGTATTCTGTCGGCTTCGATTACAAGAACTTCAACGAGACCAACTACGCCGCCGAGCTTTCCGACAAGCTGGGCATCAAGAACGTGCGCAAGATGATTACCGCCGACGAGTTCTTTGATGCACTGCCCGATATCCAGTACCACATGGACGAGCCGCAATCGAACCTGTCCAGCGTGCCGCTGTACTATCTGGCGCAGATGGCTTCCAAGGAGGTCACCGTCGTCCTTTCGGGCGAGGGTGCCGACGAGCTGTTTGCCGGCTATGAGTGGTACGAGGACACCCCCGAGATGCGTACCTTTAAGAAACGCGTGCCGCTCGGCGTACGTCACGCCCTGGGCTCACTCGTTCAGCATCTCCCCTACTTTAAGGGACACAACTTCCTGACGAAATGCGCCGAGGTTCCCGAGCGCTGGTATGTGGGTCAGGCAAAGGTGTTCGATCCCTCCGAAGTCGACGAGGTGCTCAAGCCCGCTTATAACACCGGCAAGAACGCCGCCGAGATGTGCGCCGAGTACTACAAGCAGGTTCCCGACTGCTGCGAGCTTTCCAAGAAACAGTATCTGGATATGAACATGTGGCTGCCGGGTGACATTCTGCTCAAGGCCGACAAGATGTGCATGGCGCATTCTCTGGAGCTCCGCGTTCCGTTCCTGGACAAGAAGGTCATGGAGTTTGCCGAGCACATTCCCGCCAACTACCGTGTTAACGAAGAAGGCTGCAAGCTCGTTCTGCGTCACGCTGCCAACCGCACGCTGCCCGACGAGTGGGCAACGCGCAAGAAGGTGGGCTTCCCCGTACCGGTCAAGTTCTGGCTGCGCGAGCAAAAGTATTACGACTACGTAAAGGAATACTTCACCGCGCCGTGGGCTGCTGATTTCTTTGACACCGATGCGCTCATGAAACTGCTCGACGATCACTTTAAGGGTCGCGCGCTCAACCAGCGCAAGATCTATACCACGCTGACGTTCCTCATTTGGTACAAGCGCTTCTTTATCGACGAGGACAAGGGCGCTAAAGTCGCCGCTTAG